One stretch of Punica granatum isolate Tunisia-2019 chromosome 5, ASM765513v2, whole genome shotgun sequence DNA includes these proteins:
- the LOC116208616 gene encoding uncharacterized protein LOC116208616 gives MGNRLTLQGKVVRIIKKDGKVLEYRTPLRVHQVLSDFEGQHAISEGIPEKEYLRLDSMLVGGRSYYLVPLARPVKMEKKKKKKKVRFADQLETEGGTGGAVVRVKLLISRRELQELLERGAVSVSRFSEASAVCRGNSSEEWKPVLEHIPEGN, from the coding sequence ATGGGGAATCGCTTAACTCTCCAAGGAAAGGTTGTGAGGATCATAAAGAAAGATGGCAAAGTCCTTGAATACAGAACTCCATTGAGAGTCCACCAAGTCCTGTCAGATTTCGAGGGCCAACACGCTATATCTGAGGGGATTCCGGAGAAGGAGTATCTCCGGCTGGACTCCATGCTGGTGGGTGGCCGCTCATACTACTTGGTTCCTCTCGCGAGACCCGTAaagatggagaagaagaagaagaagaagaaggtaaGGTTCGCGGATCAACTAGAGACGGAAGGAGGGACAGGAGGCGCTGTGGTTCGGGTGAAGCTGTTAATCAGTAGAAGGGAACTACAGGAGCTGCTAGAGAGAGGAGCTGTTTCAGTTTCTCGGTTTAGTGAAGCCAGTGCAGTCTGCAGGGGCAATTCTTCTGAAGAGTGGAAGCCTGTCTTAGAGCATATCCCTGAAGGGAACTAG